The Alteromonas stellipolaris genome includes a region encoding these proteins:
- the pqiB gene encoding intermembrane transport protein PqiB, with protein MTEEAKITSTKSISRIWIIPILVVVVGGWMVYQQWKNQGPLITIELQSATGIEVNKTPIKVRDLDVGQVKKITLKPDLDGVLVTARIDANASHLLTDKSDFWVVAPRISFSEVSGLNTLLSGSYIAMAANDSGKEQLNFIALERPPVTPAGTPGLHVILQSDDEFAYKPGDPIIYKGFKVGEFEDAVFNIEERVVYYDAFIEAPYHKLITENTRFWDVSGVKLKLESSGVKMETGSLETLLANGITFGVPEGVQIGERVVENASFTIYGDVTTASNARYKLAAEYVLLVDESVRGLTVGAPVEYRGIEIGNVMAINSFPAVEGNILERDYPIPVIINIYPGKVRQPDTEEGLNAIKQTMRNWLRKDLRATLRMGNVLTGGLFVDLQHVSKPDDSNEIAMLNGYEVIPTVSNEFTQITQKADAILDKINQLPLGDMVSNVLLAVEDMKLAAQSVETASDDFDVLIANVDTELLNTNLNQVLLSLDSLLKNYSEGGLSQSEIKETVDTMQDTMRNLQPLLLKLNQSPNSLIFTDSNSSGIEPKAKN; from the coding sequence ATGACAGAAGAGGCAAAAATCACGTCTACAAAATCAATCTCTCGCATATGGATTATTCCCATATTGGTGGTAGTGGTTGGTGGCTGGATGGTTTATCAGCAATGGAAAAATCAGGGGCCTCTCATTACCATTGAGTTACAATCTGCTACCGGTATTGAAGTTAACAAAACCCCTATCAAAGTGCGGGATTTGGATGTGGGCCAAGTAAAAAAAATCACGCTTAAGCCCGACTTAGATGGTGTATTAGTGACTGCGCGTATAGATGCTAATGCCTCACATCTCCTTACCGATAAAAGTGATTTTTGGGTGGTCGCCCCGCGGATCAGTTTTTCAGAAGTATCAGGCCTAAACACCTTACTTTCTGGCAGCTATATCGCCATGGCAGCGAATGACAGTGGCAAAGAACAGCTTAATTTTATCGCCCTAGAGCGCCCTCCGGTAACACCAGCCGGCACGCCGGGGTTGCACGTAATCTTGCAAAGCGATGATGAGTTTGCTTATAAACCGGGTGATCCCATCATTTATAAGGGCTTCAAAGTGGGTGAGTTTGAAGATGCGGTGTTTAATATTGAAGAGCGTGTGGTCTACTACGATGCATTTATTGAAGCGCCGTATCATAAACTTATTACCGAGAACACCCGATTTTGGGATGTGAGCGGCGTTAAGCTTAAGCTTGAATCTAGCGGTGTAAAAATGGAAACCGGCAGTTTAGAAACCCTATTAGCCAACGGTATTACCTTCGGTGTTCCTGAAGGTGTTCAGATTGGTGAACGTGTTGTTGAAAATGCCTCTTTTACTATTTACGGCGATGTTACTACTGCGTCAAATGCCCGCTACAAACTTGCCGCTGAATATGTGCTTTTAGTTGATGAAAGTGTACGTGGACTTACCGTAGGCGCCCCCGTTGAATATCGAGGAATAGAGATTGGTAACGTGATGGCTATTAACTCGTTTCCCGCCGTAGAAGGCAATATCCTTGAACGGGACTACCCCATCCCCGTCATTATTAACATCTACCCAGGAAAAGTTAGACAACCAGATACGGAAGAAGGTCTCAATGCCATCAAGCAAACCATGCGCAATTGGCTTCGAAAAGATTTAAGGGCTACCCTTCGAATGGGTAATGTACTCACAGGCGGCCTTTTTGTAGACTTACAACACGTTTCAAAGCCCGATGATAGTAACGAAATAGCGATGCTGAACGGTTACGAAGTTATTCCAACCGTGTCTAACGAGTTTACGCAGATTACCCAAAAAGCAGATGCTATTTTAGACAAGATTAATCAATTGCCATTGGGTGATATGGTATCGAATGTGCTGTTGGCCGTAGAAGACATGAAACTGGCGGCTCAATCCGTTGAAACGGCAAGTGATGACTTTGATGTGCTGATTGCAAATGTAGATACGGAGCTACTCAATACTAACTTAAATCAAGTATTGCTAAGCTTAGACAGCTTGTTAAAAAATTACAGTGAAGGCGGCTTGAGCCAATCTGAAATTAAAGAAACGGTAGATACGATGCAAGATACTATGCGCAATCTTCAGCCTTTGTTATTAAAGCTGAATCAGTCACCGAATAGTTTAATTTTTACTGATAGCAATAGCTCCGGTATTGAACCAAAAGCAAAAAATTAG
- a CDS encoding PqiC family protein, with product MKIFINYWNALVCSMSKARLGFALLAGASLIGCASSGSALQYYLLHSTTSPSATQYASAPHRLLINKIVLPDYLKQRGLVYQTSSTSLHIATEHLWAEPLDEGITKSLKAALRTQNVKLVIHNVNTKEVNDYLTLQIDDFIATWQGDIILRGQYIIKHINDSQSANDFEYILPLSTDGFPASIEVMREAINALATDIANNISSVQK from the coding sequence ATGAAAATTTTTATTAATTATTGGAACGCACTTGTTTGCAGCATGAGTAAAGCAAGGCTAGGGTTCGCTTTGCTTGCTGGCGCTTCGTTAATAGGCTGCGCATCATCTGGCAGCGCGTTGCAATATTACTTGCTTCATTCAACAACATCGCCTTCTGCGACTCAGTATGCATCTGCCCCACATCGTTTATTAATAAACAAAATTGTCCTACCCGATTATTTAAAACAACGAGGCCTTGTTTATCAGACAAGCTCTACGAGTTTACATATCGCGACAGAGCACCTCTGGGCTGAGCCCCTTGATGAAGGTATCACAAAGTCATTGAAAGCAGCCTTGCGAACACAAAACGTGAAGCTAGTTATCCATAATGTAAACACCAAAGAAGTAAATGACTATTTAACCCTTCAGATAGATGACTTTATTGCTACATGGCAAGGCGATATCATTCTGCGCGGGCAATACATTATAAAGCATATCAATGACTCACAGTCTGCTAACGATTTTGAGTATATACTTCCTCTCTCAACCGATGGTTTCCCAGCCAGTATTGAAGTTATGCGAGAAGCTATTAATGCCCTAGCAACAGATATAGCTAACAATATTAGTTCGGTACAAAAGTAA
- a CDS encoding GNAT family N-acetyltransferase/peptidase C39 family protein yields the protein MKSALASEYSGMPSEYNKLSPEHKSDREAEMNTAKTIQLRKATLEDVKQIQHIENTCFKSDKLNVRRFRFYVTAKHAEFYIAEHHTAQGIILAGYGLLLLRRGTQLTRLYSIAVLPEARGLGIAEKLITILGEQALAKGKRFMRLEVSADNKGAISLYQRLGFKQFGMYVDYYDDHSNALRMQKVLVSSKAMSHAIYPWYQQTTEFTCGPSALMMAMCSLQKKCEMNQQKELAIWRTATTIFMTSGHGGCHPIGLALAAQIEGFTAEVLINQPLPLFVDGVRSEHKKHIVGQVEADFLHQAQKSKMAITTEEWRVDTIEQALDAGKAVVCLISTYAFDKKKAPHWVAITSYDEQCFYLHDPDADDGDSQNESQRVEFQHIPVARDDFVRLASYGTRKVRTLVLLSTKAAI from the coding sequence ATGAAGAGTGCACTTGCGTCTGAATACAGTGGCATGCCGTCTGAATACAATAAGCTGTCGCCTGAACATAAAAGTGATCGTGAGGCTGAAATGAATACAGCTAAAACCATTCAGTTGAGAAAAGCCACGTTAGAGGATGTGAAACAAATACAGCACATCGAAAACACGTGTTTTAAAAGCGATAAGCTGAATGTTCGTCGCTTTCGATTTTACGTTACGGCTAAACATGCTGAATTTTATATTGCCGAGCACCACACCGCACAAGGAATTATCCTAGCGGGTTATGGATTATTGTTACTTCGTAGAGGCACGCAACTCACCCGGCTGTATTCAATTGCGGTGTTACCAGAAGCCCGTGGTTTGGGAATAGCTGAAAAGTTAATAACAATATTAGGGGAGCAGGCGTTAGCCAAGGGAAAGCGCTTTATGCGCCTAGAAGTGTCTGCGGACAATAAGGGCGCTATTTCACTTTACCAACGGCTAGGTTTTAAACAGTTTGGTATGTACGTTGATTATTACGACGACCATTCAAACGCGTTACGTATGCAGAAGGTATTGGTGTCATCGAAAGCCATGTCTCATGCTATATACCCTTGGTATCAGCAAACGACTGAATTTACCTGCGGGCCATCGGCATTAATGATGGCCATGTGTTCATTGCAAAAAAAATGCGAAATGAACCAGCAAAAAGAATTGGCGATTTGGCGTACAGCGACCACAATATTTATGACGTCAGGCCATGGTGGCTGCCACCCTATTGGGTTGGCGTTGGCGGCGCAAATAGAGGGGTTTACCGCAGAGGTGTTAATAAACCAGCCTTTGCCGTTATTTGTAGATGGCGTAAGAAGTGAACATAAAAAACATATTGTTGGGCAAGTAGAAGCAGACTTTTTGCATCAGGCGCAAAAAAGTAAAATGGCTATTACTACCGAAGAGTGGCGAGTAGATACCATTGAGCAAGCGCTAGATGCTGGCAAAGCGGTGGTGTGCCTAATAAGCACTTATGCATTTGATAAGAAAAAAGCACCACATTGGGTGGCTATTACCAGTTACGATGAGCAATGTTTTTATTTGCACGATCCGGATGCTGACGATGGCGATAGTCAAAACGAGAGTCAGCGTGTTGAATTTCAACACATTCCGGTGGCACGAGACGACTTTGTTCGTTTAGCCAGTTACGGTACACGTAAAGTCCGCACACTGGTGCTGCTGTCTACAAAAGCTGCTATCTAG
- the asnS gene encoding asparagine--tRNA ligase → MTHAPVVDVLKGKYAVGESVTVKGWVRTRRDSKAGLSFIALHDGSCFDPIQVVALSSLSNYADVQRLTASCSLSVTGVVKASQGQGQSVEIEATEVEVLGWVENPDTYPMSAKRHSIEYLREYAHLRPRTNVIGAVTRVRNCLSQAIHRFFHERGHFWVSTPILTASDTEGAGEMFRVSTLDMMNLPLDDKGNVDYSEDFFGKETYLTVSGQLNVETYCTAMSKVYTFGPTFRAENSNTSRHLAEFWMIEPEVAFADLSDIAQLAEDMLKYVCKAVLDELPDDMNFFAQRIKKDAVERLEKLVSSDFVRMDYTDAIDILQNCGKTFEFPVEWGIDLSSEHERYLAEEHVGAPIIMQNYPKDIKAFYMRINDDGKTVAAMDVLAPGIGEIIGGSQREERLDVFDARLEEMELSKEDYAWYRDLRRYGTVPHSGFGLGFERLVAYVTGMQNVRDVIPFPRTPGNASF, encoded by the coding sequence ATGACGCATGCGCCCGTTGTCGACGTACTTAAAGGTAAGTACGCAGTTGGCGAATCGGTAACCGTTAAAGGTTGGGTAAGAACACGCCGCGACTCTAAGGCTGGGTTATCTTTTATAGCACTACACGATGGTAGTTGCTTTGACCCTATTCAAGTGGTAGCACTGAGTTCTCTGTCAAATTACGCTGACGTACAGCGTTTAACAGCAAGCTGCTCACTATCGGTAACTGGTGTAGTAAAAGCCTCTCAGGGCCAAGGCCAATCGGTAGAAATTGAAGCAACTGAGGTTGAGGTATTAGGCTGGGTAGAAAATCCAGATACTTACCCAATGTCAGCGAAGCGACACAGTATCGAGTACTTAAGAGAATACGCTCACCTGCGCCCTCGTACTAATGTAATTGGTGCGGTAACGCGTGTGCGTAACTGTCTATCACAAGCCATTCATCGCTTCTTCCATGAGCGCGGCCATTTTTGGGTATCTACCCCAATTTTAACGGCAAGTGACACAGAAGGCGCTGGTGAAATGTTCCGCGTATCTACATTAGATATGATGAACCTGCCATTAGACGACAAAGGTAACGTTGATTACTCAGAAGATTTCTTCGGTAAAGAAACCTACCTTACCGTTTCGGGTCAGTTAAACGTTGAAACCTATTGTACAGCCATGTCTAAGGTTTATACCTTTGGGCCTACTTTCCGCGCAGAAAACTCAAACACCTCTCGCCACTTGGCTGAGTTCTGGATGATTGAGCCGGAAGTTGCCTTTGCTGATTTGAGCGATATTGCTCAGTTAGCTGAAGACATGCTGAAATATGTGTGTAAAGCCGTGCTTGATGAACTGCCAGATGACATGAACTTCTTTGCTCAACGTATTAAAAAAGATGCTGTTGAACGCTTAGAAAAGTTAGTGAGTTCTGACTTTGTTCGCATGGACTACACAGACGCAATCGACATTTTACAAAACTGCGGCAAAACCTTTGAATTTCCTGTTGAGTGGGGAATTGATTTGTCTTCAGAGCATGAGCGCTATTTAGCCGAAGAACACGTTGGTGCACCTATCATTATGCAAAACTATCCTAAGGATATTAAAGCATTCTATATGCGTATTAACGACGACGGCAAAACCGTTGCCGCTATGGACGTACTTGCACCAGGTATTGGTGAGATTATTGGTGGTTCGCAGCGTGAAGAACGCCTTGATGTTTTTGACGCCCGTTTGGAAGAAATGGAATTGTCGAAAGAAGACTATGCATGGTATCGCGACCTTCGCCGTTATGGCACCGTACCGCACTCTGGCTTCGGACTAGGTTTCGAGCGCTTAGTCGCTTATGTTACTGGTATGCAAAACGTGCGTGATGTTATTCCATTCCCACGCACACCAGGTAACGCTAGCTTCTAA
- a CDS encoding GGDEF domain-containing protein: MFSAVGMGLTFFLGLRALFAQDTLLACVLLSASILFAISHKIQSMIGAKQGSIISAMVIIVCLMSLMLILVITGGNAGTGPLWIFTVPPVTMFFTGFRRGLFALTGFITLVIVILFTPDNALLATEYSYEFKTRLIYSFITISFLSAFYEYSRQRSYSTALYLSEQFERQARYDPLTTILNRRGGQQQLEQEISRMQRNKKPFSIALADIDRFKSINDTFGHDAGDEVLKQVAEVFSRRLRTQDGLSRWGGEEFLFIFPETNEKDAQLVTEQIRENLSAKAISVDGKSHRVTSSFGVCEVTSLISLTTALNLADQALYRAKRDGRNKVCAASELTSKSNL; this comes from the coding sequence ATGTTTTCAGCTGTAGGTATGGGGTTAACTTTTTTCTTGGGATTAAGAGCGTTATTTGCACAAGATACTCTGCTCGCTTGTGTGTTGTTGTCGGCCAGTATTCTTTTTGCTATTTCACATAAAATACAATCTATGATAGGCGCCAAGCAAGGCAGTATTATTTCTGCCATGGTAATTATTGTATGCCTGATGTCTCTGATGCTCATACTTGTTATCACTGGCGGCAATGCGGGTACTGGACCCCTATGGATTTTTACAGTGCCTCCAGTGACCATGTTTTTTACTGGCTTTCGCCGTGGACTCTTTGCTCTGACGGGGTTTATCACTTTAGTTATTGTTATATTATTTACCCCTGATAACGCGTTGCTAGCTACTGAATACTCTTACGAGTTTAAGACCCGACTCATTTATTCATTTATCACTATCTCTTTTCTGTCTGCTTTTTACGAATACAGCCGCCAACGCAGTTATTCTACCGCATTATATTTGAGCGAACAGTTCGAACGACAAGCCCGTTATGACCCCCTAACAACCATTCTAAATCGACGAGGCGGGCAACAGCAGCTCGAACAAGAAATCAGTAGAATGCAGCGAAACAAGAAGCCTTTCTCTATCGCGCTCGCTGATATTGATAGATTTAAATCGATTAATGACACCTTTGGGCATGACGCCGGTGATGAGGTATTAAAACAAGTTGCGGAAGTTTTTAGCCGTCGACTACGAACACAGGATGGGCTCTCACGATGGGGCGGTGAAGAATTTTTATTTATTTTTCCAGAAACCAATGAGAAGGATGCTCAATTAGTTACCGAACAAATAAGAGAAAATCTGAGTGCGAAAGCAATTTCAGTGGATGGGAAATCTCATCGCGTCACATCAAGTTTTGGAGTGTGCGAAGTAACGTCGTTAATATCTCTTACAACAGCATTAAATTTAGCCGATCAAGCCTTATATCGAGCAAAACGTGACGGCAGAAATAAAGTATGTGCCGCATCTGAGCTAACCAGTAAAAGCAATCTATAA
- a CDS encoding RimK family protein: MHNTLIVADDVTPFSETALTVLTFQDYLAEFPKLNEPKIRVINLCDTTRYLSQGYYCSLLAQARNHLVLPGVNTINDLRLAEARSVDRLPFALSLPVDEVDIPASPLLVLFGEVKDQRFKRVARQAFEKYPCPILLLTLTATDSHANKKISKKVSGKHNVVGFADIAAKPFTALDSKQQQLCIAQLESYTTKQWRASKASKRTRWDMAILVNPDESTPPSDEKAIRHFVKAAEKVGFRANVVSRLSPEDLGHYDALFIRETTAIDHHTYRLARAAEREGVIVMDDTQSILRCCNKVFLQDAFTYQKVPAPKAMFVSNSDDETCDKLIEEFGLPLVLKLPESSFSRGVHKAENRDVLKARLVEMLAESALVLVQEYIFTEFDWRIGMLGGKPIYACQYFMARNHWQIYHHQGERFSSGGFTTMPTFEVPKPVLQAAIKAAKVVGDGLYGVDIKHSGNQVYVIEVNDNPSIDAGVEDKYLGKALYELIMQEFADRLERRGR, translated from the coding sequence ATGCACAATACGTTGATTGTGGCTGACGATGTTACGCCATTTAGCGAAACAGCGTTAACGGTACTTACCTTTCAAGATTACTTGGCGGAGTTTCCGAAACTTAATGAACCGAAAATACGGGTAATAAACCTGTGTGACACTACCCGCTATTTAAGCCAAGGGTATTACTGTTCATTGTTGGCGCAGGCGCGTAATCATTTGGTATTACCCGGCGTAAATACCATTAACGACCTTCGACTAGCAGAAGCACGTAGTGTAGATAGACTACCTTTTGCGTTGTCGTTACCCGTTGATGAAGTTGATATTCCTGCTTCGCCTTTATTGGTACTTTTTGGTGAAGTTAAAGATCAGCGTTTTAAGCGAGTTGCCCGTCAAGCGTTTGAAAAGTATCCATGTCCGATTTTACTACTTACCCTGACAGCGACTGATTCCCATGCGAACAAGAAGATCAGTAAAAAAGTAAGTGGCAAACACAACGTAGTTGGCTTTGCTGATATTGCGGCTAAGCCTTTTACTGCGCTAGATAGCAAACAACAGCAGTTGTGTATTGCTCAGTTAGAAAGCTACACCACGAAACAATGGCGTGCCTCTAAAGCAAGTAAACGCACTCGTTGGGATATGGCTATTTTAGTTAATCCTGATGAGTCGACGCCACCTAGCGACGAAAAAGCGATTCGCCACTTTGTAAAAGCGGCTGAAAAGGTGGGATTTAGAGCCAATGTGGTTTCACGTTTATCGCCTGAAGATTTGGGACACTATGACGCGTTATTTATTCGTGAAACTACGGCAATAGACCATCACACCTATCGTTTAGCCAGAGCGGCTGAGCGAGAAGGGGTGATAGTGATGGATGATACCCAGTCTATATTGCGCTGTTGCAACAAAGTGTTTTTACAAGATGCTTTTACGTATCAAAAAGTACCGGCACCGAAAGCTATGTTTGTGTCGAATTCTGATGATGAAACCTGCGATAAGCTTATAGAGGAGTTTGGCTTACCTTTGGTACTGAAGTTACCGGAAAGCTCGTTTTCTCGTGGTGTGCACAAAGCAGAAAACCGTGATGTGTTAAAAGCACGCTTGGTTGAAATGTTGGCTGAATCAGCCTTAGTGCTGGTTCAAGAATACATCTTTACCGAGTTTGATTGGCGTATTGGTATGTTAGGCGGTAAGCCGATTTATGCCTGTCAGTATTTTATGGCGCGTAACCATTGGCAAATATATCACCATCAAGGTGAGCGTTTTTCATCCGGTGGCTTTACAACAATGCCAACCTTTGAAGTACCAAAGCCAGTGCTACAGGCAGCAATTAAAGCAGCAAAAGTAGTGGGTGATGGCTTATACGGCGTAGACATCAAGCATTCTGGCAATCAGGTATACGTGATTGAAGTTAACGACAACCCAAGTATAGATGCTGGGGTTGAAGACAAATATTTAGGTAAAGCCTTGTATGAGTTAATTATGCAGGAGTTTGCTGACAGACTAGAGCGACGAGGGCGATAA
- a CDS encoding DUF2937 family protein, with the protein MFIRIFDKVVFATLFVAALQVPILADHYRQYLSGYYDATREEVSAMSALATQHGYASVGAMLTALKQNSEAVVRADAERKSTLFTKLSHIEQGIKTLEHGHYYEKAWYMVTPSNAPTLQKVLDNFSPSVPLTPSSIIFSFITALLINLLLWSPYLCYCQVRHLKHKPQHASYR; encoded by the coding sequence ATGTTTATACGCATTTTTGATAAAGTCGTTTTCGCAACCCTATTTGTTGCAGCACTACAGGTTCCTATTTTAGCCGACCACTATCGTCAATATTTGAGCGGCTATTACGATGCCACCCGCGAGGAAGTATCTGCCATGTCGGCGTTAGCAACGCAACACGGCTATGCATCAGTGGGCGCAATGTTAACGGCGTTAAAGCAAAACAGCGAAGCTGTGGTAAGGGCAGATGCAGAACGTAAATCAACGCTTTTCACCAAGCTTAGCCATATAGAACAAGGGATCAAAACCCTTGAGCACGGCCATTATTATGAAAAAGCTTGGTATATGGTTACTCCATCAAATGCGCCTACGCTGCAGAAGGTATTAGACAATTTCAGCCCTTCGGTGCCACTTACCCCATCATCAATTATTTTCAGCTTTATTACTGCTTTACTGATTAATTTATTATTGTGGAGCCCTTATCTTTGCTATTGCCAAGTTAGGCACTTGAAGCACAAGCCTCAGCACGCTAGCTATCGCTAA
- a CDS encoding calcium/sodium antiporter yields the protein MLLASLAILIGLPVLLWSAGKFVGGAASVANHFGVSPLLIGMLIIGFGTSAPEIIVSIFAAIQGNSGIALGNAYGSNIANILLILGLTALISPIAVKSNIIKKEIPVLLGITFFASWQVLDQSVSKDDAFSLLGLFVLLISWSIWHGMQGSKDKLADEYSEEINASEGTIKTHIVWLLTGLLLLVASSRMLVWGAVEVATFFGVSDTIIGLTVIAIGTSLPELASSLIAVKKGEHDLALGNVIGSNMFNTLAVVGIAGTIQPMSVSADFLYRDVVVMLAATIALFVFCIGYKRQGRLNRVEGGAFVAAYAIYTYWLISIAFM from the coding sequence ATGTTATTAGCCAGTTTAGCCATTCTTATTGGGCTGCCGGTTTTGCTATGGAGTGCAGGGAAATTTGTGGGTGGCGCGGCATCCGTTGCCAATCACTTTGGCGTGTCCCCGCTTCTTATTGGTATGCTGATTATTGGTTTTGGAACATCAGCCCCTGAAATCATTGTCTCTATCTTCGCTGCCATTCAAGGTAATTCAGGTATTGCTTTAGGTAATGCCTACGGCTCGAACATTGCTAACATACTGCTTATTTTAGGATTAACCGCACTTATCAGCCCTATAGCGGTTAAATCGAACATTATTAAAAAGGAAATTCCTGTATTACTGGGTATTACCTTTTTCGCTTCTTGGCAGGTGCTAGACCAATCGGTATCAAAGGATGATGCTTTCTCATTACTTGGCCTGTTTGTACTGCTTATTTCATGGAGTATTTGGCATGGGATGCAAGGCAGTAAAGACAAACTAGCCGATGAATACAGTGAGGAAATAAATGCATCTGAAGGTACAATCAAAACCCATATAGTATGGCTTCTTACGGGCCTACTCTTGCTAGTAGCCAGCTCTCGTATGTTAGTGTGGGGTGCTGTTGAAGTAGCCACCTTCTTTGGCGTTAGCGATACTATTATTGGCTTAACGGTTATTGCAATTGGTACGTCGTTGCCTGAACTTGCTTCATCGCTTATCGCAGTGAAAAAAGGTGAGCACGATTTGGCCTTGGGAAATGTTATTGGCTCGAATATGTTCAACACCCTCGCCGTGGTAGGTATTGCAGGTACTATTCAGCCTATGTCGGTAAGTGCTGACTTCTTATATCGCGATGTTGTCGTAATGTTGGCAGCTACAATAGCACTGTTTGTATTTTGCATTGGCTACAAGCGTCAAGGGCGCTTAAACCGAGTAGAAGGAGGGGCATTTGTGGCAGCTTACGCCATTTACACTTATTGGCTCATTAGCATCGCCTTTATGTAG
- a CDS encoding paraquat-inducible protein A produces MAFSISAFVFLALSLPFNFLTFKSSGQKHSIDLPGGLSVLMENDYLSLAIITGLATLILPGMVLLGFITLGLAHLNNARTPFIKRMFYWVRALLPWSMAEIFLVGTLVSLIKVTELADVAIGMSFYAFIGFTAFMALSMSNFDSTGFALWLHEGELPPPKPLEEKQASSSIQRTWALLLTATILYIPANVLPIMRTEFFGQETPNTIIGGVITLWEGGSYPIAIIILVASVVVPVAKIIILCWLNLSVQLGRTGSTQLRIRYYRITEAIGRWSMIDVFVVAVLVALIQMGNTLSIFPGPAALAFCAVVFTTMIAAMTFDSRLIWQHWKQLP; encoded by the coding sequence TTGGCATTTTCAATAAGTGCGTTTGTTTTTCTAGCCCTATCCCTACCTTTTAACTTTTTGACTTTTAAATCAAGTGGTCAGAAGCACAGTATCGATCTTCCCGGTGGTCTTTCCGTGTTAATGGAAAACGACTATTTATCCTTGGCTATTATTACCGGCTTAGCGACATTAATTTTACCCGGCATGGTGCTTTTAGGTTTTATTACCCTTGGGTTAGCACATTTAAACAATGCGAGAACGCCGTTTATTAAGCGGATGTTTTATTGGGTGAGAGCCCTGCTACCGTGGAGTATGGCCGAAATATTCTTAGTGGGAACATTAGTAAGCTTAATAAAAGTCACCGAACTAGCCGATGTGGCTATTGGTATGTCTTTTTATGCGTTTATTGGCTTTACCGCATTTATGGCCCTATCAATGTCGAACTTCGACAGTACAGGGTTTGCATTGTGGCTACACGAAGGCGAGTTACCACCGCCAAAACCTTTAGAAGAAAAACAAGCCAGTAGCAGTATACAACGCACTTGGGCGCTGCTGCTTACCGCAACTATTTTGTATATCCCCGCGAACGTATTGCCCATTATGCGAACTGAGTTTTTTGGTCAAGAAACCCCAAATACCATTATTGGTGGCGTGATTACTCTGTGGGAGGGGGGCTCATACCCCATCGCCATTATTATTTTAGTGGCAAGCGTAGTAGTGCCAGTAGCCAAAATTATCATTCTTTGTTGGTTGAATTTAAGTGTTCAACTTGGCAGAACGGGCTCTACACAATTACGCATTCGCTATTACCGCATAACAGAAGCTATTGGTCGTTGGTCAATGATTGACGTTTTTGTGGTCGCGGTATTAGTTGCACTAATTCAGATGGGTAATACACTTTCTATTTTTCCTGGCCCCGCAGCGCTTGCGTTTTGTGCGGTGGTCTTCACTACGATGATAGCCGCTATGACATTTGATTCACGGCTTATTTGGCAGCACTGGAAACAACTACCATGA